One Benincasa hispida cultivar B227 chromosome 5, ASM972705v1, whole genome shotgun sequence genomic window carries:
- the LOC120077244 gene encoding uncharacterized protein LOC120077244: MLSVNGKKLRFDIIKAMKYPEDEDLSDSDNEPSYNEKEESEDEDEREVATVFVVTYNVIMEKANKEEKLTLNEKKKAQQPFLEQPPTMELETLPSHLKYVFLGQNETLPVIFSSMLQEEQENVLHSILRKYIKAIGWTLADIRGISLAYCMHRIHLEENQKGYVKLQCRLNPTMKKVVKKKIIKWLDAGIIYPIADSTWVNPMQCYNQIMIAPEDQEKTTFTCPYGMLAFHRMSFELCNASSTFQRYMMDIFSKYLEDSVEIFMDDFSIYGQTYEICLNNLEKILRRCEETNLVLNWEKCTSW, translated from the exons atGTTGAGTGTGAATgggaagaagctcaggtttgacattattaaagccatgaagtatCCGGAAGACGAAGACCTATCTGATTCCGACAATGAACCCAGTTATAATGAAAAAGAAGAGTccgaagatgaagatgaaagagaggTTGCGACCGTATTCGTAGTAACCTACAATGTGATCATGGAGAaagcaaacaaagaagaaaaattgacgttgaatgaaaagaaaaaagcacAACAACCTTTCTTGGAACAACCACCTACCATGGAATTAGAAACCCTGCCAAGCCATCTGAAGTATGTTTTCTTAGGGCAAAATGAAACTTTGCCAGTGATATTTTCCTCTATGCTACAAGAAGAACAAGAGAATGTGTTGCATAGCATCCTAAGgaagtacataaaagcaataGGGTGGACGCTAGCAGACATAAGAGGAATCAGCCTcgcatattgcatgcacaggatacatctcgaagaaaaccaaaaagggtATGTCAAACTTCAATGCAGACTAAACCCTACGATGAAGAAGGTTGTGAAAAAgaagataatcaaatggttggacgcaggCATTATATATCCAATCGCCGATAGCACATGGGTCAACCCCATGCAAT GCTACAACCAAATAATGATTGCTCCcgaagaccaagagaaaaccacattcacctgcccctaCGGAATGCTTGCTTTTCACCGCATGTCGTTCGAATTATGCAATGCGTcgagcacgttccagaggtACATGATGGACATCTTCTCTAAGTATCTTGAAGATTCagtggaaatttttatggacgacttctcgaTTTATGGGCAAACATATGAAATCTGTCTGaacaatttggagaagatactaaggagatgtgaagagacaaatctTGTGTTGAATTGGGAGAAGTGCACTTCATGGTGA